A section of the Dermacoccus nishinomiyaensis genome encodes:
- a CDS encoding O-acetyl-ADP-ribose deacetylase codes for MNAVTVHEAPSVEIVRGDITTEQVDAVVNAANSGLLGGGGVDGAIHAAAGPQLREECRKLRATRLTGGLPTGEAVITGAGRMPAHYVIHTVGPNRHAGQTDPALLSSCFAESLRIADEAECRSVAFPAISAGVYGWDVEEVACIALEVARSARCAHVRAIRFVLFDDRALAAFERAADRA; via the coding sequence ATGAACGCCGTGACAGTCCACGAGGCCCCCTCCGTCGAGATCGTGCGAGGCGACATCACGACCGAGCAGGTCGACGCCGTCGTCAACGCCGCGAACTCGGGCCTGCTCGGCGGTGGCGGCGTGGACGGTGCCATCCATGCCGCAGCAGGGCCGCAGCTGCGCGAGGAGTGTCGCAAGCTGCGCGCGACACGGCTGACGGGCGGATTGCCGACCGGCGAGGCCGTCATCACCGGCGCGGGGCGGATGCCCGCGCACTACGTCATCCACACTGTCGGCCCGAATCGTCATGCGGGCCAGACGGATCCGGCTCTTCTAAGCTCCTGTTTCGCCGAGTCATTGCGGATCGCCGACGAGGCGGAATGCCGCTCCGTGGCCTTTCCCGCCATCAGCGCGGGCGTGTACGGCTGGGACGTCGAAGAGGTCGCGTGCATCGCTCTCGAGGTGGCGCGTTCCGCCCGATGTGCACATGTCCGGGCGATCCGTTTCGTGCTGTTCGACGATCGCGCACTCGCCGCTTTCGAACGTGCTGCCGACCGAGCCTGA
- a CDS encoding FluC/FEX family fluoride channel has product MSSPALHRRVSMVALVALGGAAGAVARAGVAAAMHAPWATLTVNLVGAFVLGGLLEFFTRAGDRPAWRLLLGTGFCGAFTTYSTFAREVAERSAGSGVGLAVAEVALGLVAAAAGAVVTARWAPRSSA; this is encoded by the coding sequence GTGAGTTCGCCCGCCTTGCATCGTCGCGTCTCGATGGTCGCTCTCGTCGCCCTGGGCGGCGCAGCGGGGGCGGTGGCCCGCGCCGGTGTTGCGGCCGCGATGCATGCGCCGTGGGCGACGCTGACGGTCAACCTCGTCGGCGCGTTCGTCCTCGGCGGGCTGCTCGAGTTCTTCACCCGCGCAGGCGACCGCCCGGCCTGGCGTCTGCTGCTCGGCACCGGGTTCTGCGGGGCCTTCACGACGTACAGCACGTTCGCGCGAGAGGTCGCCGAACGCTCCGCTGGGTCGGGAGTGGGCCTCGCCGTCGCGGAGGTCGCGCTCGGACTCGTAGCCGCGGCGGCGGGGGCCGTCGTCACCGCCCGTTGGGCACCTCGGAGCAGCGCATGA
- a CDS encoding long-chain-fatty-acid--CoA ligase — protein sequence MLTNALWANSYSPGVPLRLDYGTATLVDQFDSAVARFGERPAIDFMGRVTTYDQLKAQVDAAAAGLLDLGVTAGDRVAVLLPGCPQNVVVTQAIMRIGAIAVQHNPLYTIGELRAPFEDHEAEVVIAWDKISPMLVDLAQENGVRHIVAIDVTAELPFVKRLALRLPVKKARESRERLTGPAPEGLLSWNDLLSRGTLPADHPKPSAGDPAIMLYTSGTSGTPKGVPLTHANLAANCLQGKAWAQLRDGEETFLVVLPMFHAYGLTIGVLAGINLGACLLMLPAPEVPLIIDAVKRRTPTFAPGVPPLYARILDEAEKRDISLEGIRIGLSGAMSLPSALVQRWEKATGGHLIEGYGLTETSPVVVGNPISDDRRAGSIGVPFPDVEIRLADPEDVTKDAPDSGPGELLVKGPQVFGGYYKKPEATQEAFHDGFFRTGDVVEMGEGGYLTVVDRIKEMIVTGGFNVYPSEVEGVLREHDSIADAAVVGLPATAGGEDVVAAVVLADGHTDADAEALRRHVKGKLTAYKAPRRFVVVDELPTNPMGKVLRREVTKLLHEHANQGD from the coding sequence ATGCTGACGAACGCGCTGTGGGCGAACTCCTACTCGCCCGGTGTGCCCCTGCGCCTCGATTACGGCACGGCGACGCTCGTCGATCAGTTCGACTCCGCCGTCGCGCGATTCGGCGAGCGCCCGGCCATCGACTTCATGGGGCGCGTCACGACGTACGACCAGCTCAAGGCTCAGGTCGACGCCGCCGCGGCCGGTCTGTTGGACCTCGGTGTGACGGCGGGCGACCGCGTCGCCGTCCTGCTGCCTGGCTGCCCGCAGAACGTCGTCGTCACGCAGGCGATCATGCGCATCGGCGCGATCGCGGTGCAGCACAACCCGCTCTACACGATCGGTGAGCTGCGCGCGCCGTTCGAGGACCACGAGGCCGAGGTCGTCATCGCATGGGACAAGATCAGCCCGATGCTCGTCGACCTCGCGCAGGAGAACGGCGTCCGCCACATAGTCGCGATCGACGTGACGGCGGAGCTGCCGTTCGTCAAGCGTCTCGCGCTGCGCCTGCCGGTGAAGAAGGCGCGCGAGTCGCGCGAGCGCCTCACCGGCCCGGCGCCCGAGGGCCTGCTGAGCTGGAACGACCTGCTATCACGCGGCACGCTGCCCGCCGACCACCCCAAGCCATCGGCCGGTGACCCGGCGATCATGCTCTACACCTCGGGCACGAGCGGCACCCCCAAGGGCGTCCCGCTCACGCACGCGAACCTCGCCGCCAACTGCCTGCAGGGCAAGGCGTGGGCGCAGCTGCGTGACGGTGAGGAGACGTTCCTCGTCGTCCTCCCGATGTTCCACGCGTACGGCCTGACGATCGGCGTCCTCGCGGGCATCAACCTCGGCGCGTGCCTGCTCATGCTGCCCGCCCCCGAGGTGCCGCTCATCATCGACGCCGTGAAGCGTCGCACCCCGACGTTCGCGCCGGGTGTACCGCCGCTGTACGCCCGCATCCTCGACGAGGCGGAGAAGCGCGACATCAGCCTCGAGGGCATCCGCATCGGCCTGTCGGGCGCGATGTCGCTGCCGTCCGCGCTCGTGCAACGCTGGGAGAAGGCGACGGGCGGCCACCTCATCGAGGGCTACGGCCTCACCGAGACGAGCCCAGTCGTCGTCGGCAACCCCATCTCCGACGATCGTCGCGCCGGCTCGATCGGCGTGCCGTTCCCCGACGTCGAGATCCGCCTCGCCGACCCCGAGGACGTCACGAAGGACGCGCCGGATTCCGGCCCGGGCGAGCTGCTCGTCAAGGGTCCGCAGGTCTTCGGTGGCTATTACAAGAAGCCCGAGGCGACGCAGGAGGCGTTCCACGACGGCTTCTTCCGCACCGGCGACGTCGTCGAGATGGGTGAGGGCGGCTACCTGACGGTCGTCGACCGCATCAAGGAGATGATCGTCACGGGTGGCTTCAACGTCTACCCGAGTGAGGTCGAAGGCGTGCTGCGCGAACACGACTCGATCGCTGACGCCGCCGTCGTCGGGCTGCCCGCCACCGCGGGCGGTGAGGACGTCGTCGCCGCCGTCGTGCTCGCCGACGGCCACACCGATGCTGACGCCGAGGCGCTGCGCCGCCACGTCAAGGGCAAGCTGACGGCGTACAAGGCGCCGCGTCGCTTCGTCGTCGTCGACGAACTGCCGACGAACCCGATGGGCAAGGTGCTGCGCCGCGAGGTCACCAAGCTGCTGCACGAGCACGCGAACCAGGGCGACTGA
- a CDS encoding methylated-DNA--[protein]-cysteine S-methyltransferase, producing MTVASPPLLRGDGASAQNRRSTRLATPLGDMLVAVSDDGVLGAYFDGQAHQPDAAWFGARVEQRDDALLDAVAQQLTAWFAGERTDFDLPLATLGTPFQRSVWELLLQIPPGETTTYGELSASLSPDGVATPGQAQGVGQAVGHNPISVIVPCHRVVGSGGSLVGFAGGLDRKRWLLAHEESETTRESRLF from the coding sequence ATGACCGTCGCGAGCCCTCCCCTGCTGCGCGGTGACGGCGCGAGCGCGCAGAATCGTCGGTCAACCCGCCTCGCGACGCCGCTGGGCGACATGCTCGTCGCCGTGAGCGATGACGGAGTGCTCGGCGCCTACTTCGACGGCCAGGCGCATCAGCCGGACGCGGCGTGGTTCGGGGCGCGAGTGGAGCAGCGTGACGATGCCCTCCTCGACGCCGTCGCGCAGCAACTCACCGCCTGGTTCGCTGGGGAGCGGACCGATTTCGACCTTCCGCTCGCTACGCTCGGCACCCCGTTCCAACGCAGCGTCTGGGAGCTGTTGCTGCAGATCCCTCCCGGCGAGACGACGACGTATGGCGAGCTGTCGGCGTCGCTCTCACCCGACGGAGTCGCCACCCCTGGCCAGGCACAGGGCGTCGGGCAGGCCGTCGGTCACAACCCGATCAGCGTCATCGTGCCGTGCCACCGCGTCGTCGGCTCGGGCGGTTCCCTCGTCGGCTTCGCCGGCGGCCTGGATCGCAAACGCTGGCTCCTCGCCCACGAGGAGAGCGAGACGACCCGTGAATCCCGTTTGTTCTAA
- a CDS encoding RNA polymerase sigma factor, giving the protein MTQQPLFHEIVERHGPTVLRVCAATLGPGADAEDAWSETFLAALRGYPFDDIEDVEAWLVRVARHKSVDIVRRNRRAAPHPEPVRDLEAAHDSTRSRRLGAGAVKDDDAGQALQRLFVDDVHPGADVGAWDGELWSHVGALSERQQFVVVHRYVGQWTYPEIADKLGCSTAAARRCGADAIAALRHRLIPTREDT; this is encoded by the coding sequence ATGACACAGCAACCGCTCTTCCACGAGATCGTGGAACGCCATGGGCCGACGGTTCTGCGCGTGTGCGCCGCGACCCTCGGGCCCGGTGCGGACGCGGAGGACGCCTGGTCCGAGACGTTTCTCGCGGCTCTGCGGGGCTACCCGTTCGACGACATCGAAGACGTCGAGGCATGGCTCGTGCGCGTGGCGCGGCACAAGAGCGTCGACATCGTGCGACGGAATCGACGCGCCGCACCACACCCCGAGCCCGTCCGCGATCTCGAGGCGGCCCACGACTCGACTCGATCGCGGCGCCTCGGCGCCGGAGCCGTCAAGGACGACGACGCCGGGCAGGCGCTTCAACGCCTGTTCGTCGACGACGTCCACCCGGGCGCCGACGTCGGGGCCTGGGACGGCGAGTTGTGGAGCCACGTGGGCGCTCTGAGCGAACGGCAGCAGTTCGTTGTCGTGCACCGCTACGTGGGGCAGTGGACCTACCCGGAGATCGCCGACAAGCTCGGCTGCTCGACGGCGGCCGCCCGACGTTGCGGAGCCGACGCCATCGCCGCGCTGCGTCATCGACTCATCCCGACCCGAGAGGACACCTGA
- a CDS encoding PhoX family protein, with product MSPKLLPLINTRHGSRSAKTCEYRCANQCDAPTPNTSGNEEFQTLAQRAIARRAMLTGSAGAMVLAGFGAQAAAADTAHGHHPRPERNVGRASFTSVAPNRKDDVVNAEGFTHDVIIRWGDPVTKRAPRFDVHHQTPEAQAQQFGYNNDYVGIIPLDGRRALLSVNHEYTDPELMFPTGTDELLKKKIEMAAHGLAVVAIEKGRAKGSWKASDPRCSRYNRRITASTPLRVDGPAAGHELLRTKADPKGTTILGTFANCSGGTTPWGTTLHGEENFHGYFDASGALDPKQADAYKRYGITGQGKGWKDVDERFDLTKTPNEANRFGWIVELDPLDPSAPPVKHTMLGRVKHEGCNVTIARDGRVVAYTGDDEKGEYIYKFVSRDRYQRSASPAARRHNKTLLSAGTLYVAKFTGDGDADGVHDGTGTWIPLTSEKKSYVPGMSVAEVLVHTRLAADKVGPTRMDRPEDIEPNPVNGKIYCALTNNSDRGKKFTTDEANPLASSMTRKKLGEPLTATSGNRNGYILEITEGRGRSCGKGYETSTDFTWDLMLICGDPAAQETYFAGFPKEHVSPISCPDNVAFDAVGNLWISTDGNQLGSNDGLFRVPTNGPERGRVQQFLTVPFGAETCGPLVSPDQLSVFTAVQHPGETDDATFEKPTSTWPHTDAFPRPSVIVSYAK from the coding sequence ATGAGCCCCAAGCTGCTCCCCCTCATCAATACCCGCCACGGTTCGCGCAGCGCGAAGACGTGCGAGTACCGCTGCGCCAACCAGTGCGACGCGCCGACGCCGAACACCTCAGGCAACGAGGAGTTCCAGACTCTCGCTCAGCGTGCCATCGCCCGTCGCGCGATGCTCACGGGCTCCGCGGGCGCCATGGTGCTCGCCGGTTTCGGCGCGCAGGCTGCTGCGGCGGACACTGCGCACGGCCACCACCCGCGACCCGAGCGCAACGTCGGGCGAGCCTCCTTCACCTCCGTCGCGCCGAACCGCAAGGATGACGTCGTCAACGCCGAAGGGTTCACGCACGACGTGATCATCCGTTGGGGCGACCCCGTCACCAAGCGCGCACCGCGTTTCGACGTCCACCACCAGACGCCCGAGGCACAGGCGCAGCAGTTCGGTTACAACAACGACTATGTCGGCATCATCCCGCTCGACGGTCGCCGCGCCCTGCTGAGCGTCAACCACGAGTACACCGACCCGGAACTGATGTTCCCGACCGGGACGGACGAGCTGCTCAAGAAGAAGATCGAGATGGCCGCGCACGGTCTGGCGGTCGTCGCCATCGAGAAGGGCCGGGCCAAGGGGTCATGGAAGGCCAGCGACCCGCGCTGCTCGCGCTACAACCGCCGCATCACGGCCAGCACGCCGCTGCGCGTCGACGGCCCCGCCGCTGGTCACGAGCTGCTGCGCACCAAGGCTGACCCCAAGGGCACGACGATCCTCGGCACCTTCGCCAACTGCTCCGGCGGCACCACACCGTGGGGCACGACGCTGCACGGCGAGGAGAACTTCCACGGTTACTTCGACGCCTCCGGCGCGCTCGACCCCAAGCAGGCCGATGCCTACAAGCGGTACGGCATCACCGGCCAGGGCAAGGGGTGGAAGGACGTCGACGAGCGCTTCGACCTGACGAAGACCCCGAACGAGGCCAACCGCTTCGGTTGGATCGTCGAGCTCGACCCGCTCGACCCGTCCGCCCCGCCCGTCAAGCACACGATGCTCGGCCGCGTGAAGCACGAAGGCTGCAACGTCACGATCGCACGTGACGGCCGCGTCGTCGCCTACACCGGCGACGACGAGAAGGGCGAGTACATCTACAAGTTCGTCTCACGTGACCGCTACCAGCGCAGTGCCTCGCCCGCCGCACGCCGCCACAACAAGACACTGCTGTCCGCCGGCACGCTCTACGTCGCGAAGTTCACCGGTGACGGCGACGCCGACGGCGTCCACGACGGCACGGGCACGTGGATCCCGCTCACGAGCGAGAAGAAGTCGTACGTTCCGGGCATGAGCGTCGCGGAGGTGCTCGTCCACACGCGCCTGGCGGCCGACAAGGTCGGTCCGACGCGCATGGACCGCCCCGAGGACATCGAGCCGAACCCCGTCAACGGCAAGATCTACTGCGCGCTGACGAACAACTCCGACCGCGGCAAGAAGTTCACCACGGACGAGGCCAATCCCCTGGCCTCGTCGATGACACGCAAGAAGCTGGGCGAGCCGCTCACGGCCACGTCCGGCAACCGCAACGGATACATCCTCGAGATCACGGAGGGCCGTGGCCGCTCCTGCGGCAAGGGGTACGAGACCTCGACCGACTTCACCTGGGATCTCATGCTCATCTGCGGTGACCCGGCCGCGCAGGAGACGTACTTCGCCGGCTTCCCGAAGGAGCACGTCAGCCCGATCAGCTGCCCCGACAACGTCGCCTTCGACGCCGTCGGCAACCTGTGGATCTCCACCGACGGCAACCAGCTCGGTTCCAACGACGGGCTCTTCCGTGTCCCGACGAACGGGCCGGAGCGCGGCCGCGTCCAGCAGTTCCTCACGGTGCCCTTCGGCGCCGAGACCTGCGGGCCGCTCGTCAGCCCGGACCAGCTTTCCGTCTTCACGGCCGTGCAGCACCCGGGCGAGACCGACGACGCGACGTTCGAGAAGCCGACGAGCACGTGGCCGCACACGGACGCCTTCCCCCGCCCGTCGGTCATCGTCTCCTACGCGAAATGA
- a CDS encoding MFS transporter: MSHTASAAPDGEPRELERDHITVVEKAPLKKAITGATMGNLMEWYDFGIYGYLAATMTKVFQPEGGDDSTKMIITFAVFAVSFLARPFGGLVFGPLGDKIGRQKTLAITMLAMSIATGAIGLLPSFSTAGWWAFAGLIICRLIQGFSTGGEYSGATTFVSEYSPDKRRGYFSSFLDTGSYLGFAVGAAVVALFSIGLGSETMDDWGWRIPFLLALPFGLLAMYFRMKIDESPTFENTQAANEAAESNDAIDESQTQLGPVGIIKHHWRPLLIAMALVGATNTAGYSLTSYMPGYLESNHGYTTLGAAAATIPALVALSLAVPFVGRLSDKIGRKPVYWIAIISTLLFTYPAYMMMENQTLAFVAMFMLAFSVCFYVAMSASTLPALFPTASRFGGMALSYNIAVSLFGGTAPMISEALVKWTGSKNAPALYTMFFAVLGGIALLAMKESARRPLPGSMPTVASDEEAHELVETQHDNPDIVHEDLPFDAHDAANAATAGTTSDAEKH, from the coding sequence ATGTCCCATACCGCTTCCGCCGCACCGGACGGCGAGCCCCGCGAGCTCGAACGCGACCACATCACCGTGGTCGAGAAAGCTCCACTCAAGAAAGCCATCACGGGCGCCACCATGGGCAACCTCATGGAATGGTACGACTTCGGCATCTACGGCTACCTCGCCGCCACGATGACGAAGGTGTTCCAGCCCGAGGGTGGCGACGACTCGACGAAGATGATCATCACCTTCGCCGTGTTCGCCGTCAGCTTCCTCGCCCGCCCTTTCGGTGGCCTCGTCTTCGGCCCCCTCGGCGACAAGATCGGGCGTCAGAAGACGCTCGCCATCACGATGCTGGCCATGTCGATCGCGACGGGCGCCATCGGTCTGCTGCCGTCGTTCTCGACCGCCGGCTGGTGGGCGTTCGCCGGTCTCATCATCTGCCGCCTCATCCAGGGCTTCTCCACTGGCGGTGAGTACTCGGGCGCAACGACGTTCGTCTCCGAGTACTCCCCCGACAAGCGTCGCGGCTACTTCTCGAGCTTCCTCGACACCGGTTCCTACCTCGGTTTCGCGGTCGGCGCCGCCGTCGTCGCACTGTTCAGCATCGGCCTCGGCTCCGAGACGATGGACGACTGGGGCTGGCGCATCCCGTTCCTGCTCGCTCTGCCGTTCGGCCTGCTCGCCATGTACTTCCGCATGAAGATCGACGAGTCGCCGACGTTCGAGAACACGCAGGCCGCCAACGAGGCAGCCGAGAGCAACGACGCCATCGACGAGTCGCAGACGCAGCTCGGCCCGGTCGGCATCATCAAGCACCACTGGCGCCCGCTGCTCATCGCCATGGCGCTCGTCGGCGCGACGAACACCGCCGGCTACTCGCTCACGTCGTACATGCCCGGTTACCTCGAGAGCAACCACGGCTACACCACCCTGGGTGCCGCTGCAGCCACCATCCCGGCGCTCGTGGCGCTCTCCCTGGCCGTGCCCTTCGTCGGGCGCTTGTCGGACAAGATCGGCCGCAAGCCCGTCTACTGGATCGCGATCATCTCGACGCTGCTGTTCACCTACCCGGCCTACATGATGATGGAGAACCAGACGCTGGCCTTCGTCGCGATGTTCATGCTGGCCTTCTCCGTCTGCTTCTACGTCGCGATGTCGGCCTCGACGCTGCCCGCGCTGTTCCCGACGGCCTCACGCTTCGGCGGCATGGCGCTGTCGTACAACATCGCCGTCTCCCTGTTCGGCGGCACCGCGCCGATGATCAGCGAAGCGCTCGTCAAGTGGACCGGCAGCAAGAACGCGCCGGCGCTCTACACGATGTTCTTCGCCGTGCTCGGCGGCATCGCATTGCTCGCGATGAAGGAGTCGGCGCGCAGACCGCTGCCGGGTTCGATGCCGACGGTCGCCTCCGACGAAGAGGCCCACGAACTCGTCGAGACGCAGCACGACAACCCCGACATCGTCCACGAGGACCTGCCGTTCGACGCGCACGACGCCGCGAACGCGGCAACCGCGGGGACCACTTCGGACGCCGAGAAGCACTGA
- a CDS encoding methylated-DNA--[protein]-cysteine S-methyltransferase encodes MTSDDVFTTTIDAFTDAASTEALTNRLLEHVRPRDVDVVWTTHETLLGRLLLAFRDDAVVRVAFESEGFDAVLDDLGERLGRRTLRSPRRADTLRRQLDLYFTGVRVEFSVTPDLSLSTAPFRREVQSSLPTIPYGRTISYADLASSTGRPRAVRAVGSACASNPLPIVLPCHRVVRSDGSLGNYLGGVEAKQRLLELESAAAP; translated from the coding sequence ATGACCAGCGACGACGTGTTCACCACGACCATCGACGCCTTCACCGACGCGGCATCGACCGAGGCGCTGACGAATCGGCTGCTCGAACATGTGCGTCCGCGGGACGTCGACGTCGTGTGGACGACGCACGAGACGCTGCTCGGCCGGCTCCTGCTCGCCTTCCGCGACGACGCCGTCGTCCGCGTCGCGTTCGAGTCGGAGGGCTTCGACGCCGTGCTCGACGACCTCGGTGAACGTCTCGGACGCCGCACGCTGCGCTCACCCCGGCGCGCCGACACCCTGCGCCGCCAGCTCGACCTGTACTTCACCGGGGTGCGCGTGGAGTTCAGCGTGACGCCCGACCTGTCGTTGTCGACCGCCCCCTTCCGACGGGAGGTGCAGTCGAGCCTGCCCACGATTCCCTACGGCCGCACCATCAGCTACGCCGATCTCGCCTCCTCGACGGGACGCCCCCGCGCGGTTCGCGCCGTCGGCAGTGCCTGCGCGAGCAATCCGCTACCCATCGTGCTCCCCTGTCACCGGGTCGTGCGCAGCGACGGCTCCCTCGGCAACTACCTCGGCGGCGTCGAGGCGAAGCAGCGGTTGCTCGAGCTCGAGTCCGCCGCCGCGCCTTAG
- a CDS encoding nucleoside triphosphate pyrophosphohydrolase family protein, with product MELNEWSGRIEGISAAYGEYFAVERTPEWVLLKLTEEVGELTQAYLASSGQGRNRGKSDDELRQDLEGEVADAFAMILVFARSAGIDIESALTTKWLPWEKFHTDRAAGLAPEPLAHRWPEPSDDDPQASS from the coding sequence ATGGAGCTGAACGAGTGGAGTGGACGCATCGAGGGCATCTCGGCTGCGTACGGCGAGTACTTCGCTGTGGAGCGCACGCCGGAGTGGGTCCTGCTCAAGCTCACCGAGGAGGTCGGGGAGCTCACGCAGGCCTATCTCGCATCGAGCGGGCAGGGTCGAAACCGGGGCAAGAGCGACGACGAGCTGCGCCAGGACCTCGAGGGTGAAGTCGCCGACGCGTTCGCCATGATCCTGGTCTTCGCGCGGAGCGCGGGTATCGACATCGAATCAGCGCTGACGACGAAGTGGTTGCCGTGGGAGAAGTTCCACACCGATCGAGCCGCAGGTCTGGCCCCCGAGCCACTCGCCCATCGGTGGCCCGAGCCGTCCGACGATGACCCGCAGGCGTCGTCATGA
- a CDS encoding sensor histidine kinase — MNLARLRPRKLSTRVAVLVMTLTMVLAAIGCIASFLLSRAVIHASIDDTLHVAVNHEHTSAQELAEELPSGAIVMVRRGDRLDVRANGPDRVVAAEDATALRTELDRPDGLRDVKLPERDDMRVATLRQPGTEVLAAVSMEPAERDLTRLAAWQLALWVPAGIVASAVGVWLTRRQVRPLQAVTRTARSIAETPAESVEDAVSRRVPEPRRAADEVGVLTHAINDLLRQVEAALARRDESEAALRTMLADVSHELRTPLAVVRSHAELSASMLARAVEAERSEAAGDSAGGGLPGVEGQDGGADHGRRAASDVRALELELAPSLRRIERESIRMARLVEDLLLLAHLDAGQRAAQESVDVTFLALEALSDAKLMAPQHLWAFDAPDEACEIVGDENGVRRVIVNLVTNARRHTPAGTRVQLSVRDAGDSVVVEVADDGPGLPASVAAEPGRRFKGASRSDTDRRGGLGLAITMALAESMEASIHFDSSTAGTTAIVTLPRRPAALGAE, encoded by the coding sequence ATGAACCTCGCACGGCTGCGGCCACGCAAGCTGAGCACCCGCGTCGCAGTGCTCGTCATGACGCTGACGATGGTGCTCGCCGCCATCGGCTGCATCGCCTCGTTCCTGCTGTCACGCGCCGTCATCCACGCGAGCATCGACGACACCCTGCACGTTGCGGTCAACCACGAGCACACGTCGGCGCAGGAGCTGGCGGAAGAACTACCGTCCGGGGCGATCGTCATGGTGCGACGTGGCGACCGGCTCGACGTGCGCGCCAACGGCCCCGACCGCGTGGTGGCGGCGGAGGACGCCACCGCGCTGCGAACCGAGCTCGATCGCCCGGACGGCCTGCGCGACGTCAAGCTGCCCGAACGCGACGACATGCGCGTCGCCACGCTGAGGCAGCCCGGCACCGAGGTGCTCGCTGCCGTCAGCATGGAACCTGCGGAGCGCGACCTCACCCGCCTCGCCGCGTGGCAACTGGCACTGTGGGTGCCCGCGGGCATCGTGGCGAGCGCCGTCGGCGTGTGGCTGACGCGACGTCAGGTGCGGCCCCTGCAGGCCGTCACGCGCACCGCGCGCAGTATCGCCGAGACACCCGCGGAATCGGTGGAGGACGCCGTCAGCCGCCGTGTGCCCGAACCGCGACGAGCCGCCGACGAGGTGGGGGTGCTCACGCACGCCATCAACGATCTGCTGCGTCAGGTCGAGGCGGCCCTCGCGCGCCGCGACGAGAGCGAGGCCGCCCTGCGCACCATGCTGGCCGACGTCAGCCATGAACTGCGCACGCCGCTGGCCGTCGTGCGATCGCATGCCGAGCTGTCCGCGTCGATGCTCGCGCGCGCCGTGGAGGCCGAGCGATCCGAGGCGGCGGGCGACTCTGCCGGCGGGGGCCTCCCGGGCGTTGAGGGCCAGGATGGCGGCGCTGACCACGGACGTAGGGCGGCGAGTGACGTCCGAGCGCTCGAGCTCGAGCTGGCGCCATCGCTGCGTCGCATCGAACGCGAGAGCATCCGCATGGCTCGCCTCGTCGAGGATCTGTTGCTCCTCGCCCACCTCGACGCCGGCCAACGCGCGGCACAGGAAAGCGTCGACGTCACGTTCCTCGCGTTGGAGGCGTTGTCCGACGCGAAACTGATGGCGCCGCAGCACCTGTGGGCGTTCGACGCGCCGGACGAGGCGTGCGAGATCGTGGGCGACGAGAACGGGGTGCGCCGCGTCATCGTCAATCTGGTGACGAACGCGCGACGCCACACGCCCGCCGGTACGCGCGTGCAGCTCAGCGTGCGCGACGCCGGCGACAGCGTCGTCGTCGAGGTGGCCGACGACGGGCCGGGGCTGCCCGCGTCCGTCGCCGCCGAACCAGGGCGACGTTTCAAGGGGGCGTCGCGTTCGGACACCGATCGTCGCGGTGGGCTGGGCCTCGCCATCACGATGGCACTCGCGGAGTCGATGGAGGCGAGCATCCACTTCGACTCCAGCACTGCCGGCACGACGGCGATCGTGACGTTGCCGCGCCGCCCCGCAGCGCTCGGGGCTGAGTGA
- the crcB gene encoding fluoride efflux transporter CrcB, with amino-acid sequence MMTWPLIALGGAVGAVLRFVLDGEMKARGPRTWPHSTFAVNLLGSFVLGVLTAHPRPGWLSALVVTGVCGGFTTFSTASVETLTLLRARRAATALAYAVGSVVVCVAVILLAHRIA; translated from the coding sequence ATGATGACGTGGCCGCTCATCGCCCTCGGCGGCGCTGTCGGAGCCGTCCTGCGCTTCGTCCTCGACGGAGAGATGAAGGCCCGCGGCCCACGCACGTGGCCCCACTCGACGTTCGCCGTCAACCTCCTCGGCTCGTTCGTGCTCGGCGTCCTCACCGCGCATCCTCGCCCAGGATGGTTGAGCGCCCTCGTCGTCACGGGCGTCTGCGGCGGCTTCACGACGTTCTCCACCGCGAGCGTCGAAACGCTCACCCTGCTGCGCGCACGGCGCGCGGCCACAGCTCTCGCGTATGCGGTGGGCAGCGTCGTCGTCTGCGTCGCCGTCATCCTGTTGGCCCACCGCATCGCCTGA